The proteins below are encoded in one region of Peptoniphilus sp. GNH:
- a CDS encoding S-layer homology domain-containing protein, with the protein MIRENRNNKNSRRLALILGLTTMSSIFTTSFSYADVNQDATGPVLAGQLQDDSKYFAEIPAVRGNKIHINTKKMQDDGKLNVGDALILKINSLKKTLESEITSDKIKEDYESVKVVGNERTSIIPFRTFTPGDDIKLYVKKKGQSKEDLLGQVVVKGEKSSQPVFELTKDKILFSKDLKGKVSIYVFTKSQNNRIFILEREDNPRAISYFFEIKKMKDAGVAIGDQFVVTNQEDGKGDASSEKFEIKEKYEKPKVKFNERKNNSLANFEISLPDNLELNQTVISKKFPKIRVKKGNESKDLEINKANMPSELKLVNQGFIYEIDKTTQNGTVFSFSQIGENFDQSEEVSATYTVDTKELQQVLEEIKLYPQEKLTNFNEVIKNATKITENESRTQKQVDDAVNGLKSIVLLQLKDQLSDKRKAAEEKIKSMSNLEKSKVDDYRRQILGAKTEGQIENIVKEATTENEKIGNEKKLIAEYKNKIEALENLKPNQRQDFISKVEKANSSDQAKSIYEEAQREDEKNKAAKPGQDGNVNPDQGKEQDPPKKPEQGPDQQELERARKDAIEKLNALQYLPLKKADYRNRIETAPSKAEVEKIYKEAEEENKEREKEYIEKEKANTITRIKGFNHLSKEEKAQAESEIAAAQTLEDVNRIDSKYSRLETENRGKFEEAKTNLLDLLGKLPCLSEGERDGFKNEVANAENKEKLDDIEKRAREKDAQNANKKLGQGLQEAKAKLQALLEEAKGLLNENVKAELKEALERAKTKAEDALTKDDVAEINRAEEELSEAVKNIKDAKNNTHPAPMPNPNPNTPAPVPNPNPNTPPAPIPPRHREIYPRYYRPWIADRSFNWESRLPERTSERDKKEEVKKDIDKKYKDIKGHWASEAIYYSLQDGLFENIVMRDEFEPEKEMTRAEFIAILGRFENVKSFTANLSFQDVDMTSYYGKYVNWAKNMSLINGLDDIHFGPSKKISREEMATILYRYKKMKKLDFKGAEKTFKDVKEISSWAREAVSELSKSNIINGMDKGTFQAKKSLSRAEIAQIIYNINKIR; encoded by the coding sequence ATGATAAGAGAGAATAGAAATAACAAAAACAGTAGAAGACTTGCTCTTATTTTGGGGCTTACAACCATGTCTTCGATTTTTACAACAAGCTTTAGCTATGCAGATGTAAATCAAGATGCCACAGGCCCTGTCCTTGCAGGTCAGCTACAAGATGATAGCAAATATTTTGCAGAGATTCCTGCAGTAAGAGGTAACAAGATTCACATCAATACAAAAAAAATGCAAGATGATGGCAAGCTAAATGTTGGCGATGCCTTGATTTTAAAAATCAATTCCCTAAAGAAGACTTTAGAGAGCGAAATAACATCTGACAAAATAAAAGAAGATTATGAGTCAGTTAAAGTTGTAGGCAACGAAAGAACATCTATCATACCTTTTAGGACTTTTACGCCAGGAGATGACATAAAGTTATATGTCAAGAAAAAAGGTCAAAGCAAGGAGGACTTGCTTGGTCAAGTTGTCGTAAAGGGAGAAAAAAGTTCTCAACCTGTATTTGAACTTACTAAGGACAAGATACTTTTCTCAAAAGATTTGAAGGGCAAAGTTTCAATTTATGTATTCACAAAAAGCCAAAATAACAGAATTTTTATATTAGAAAGAGAAGATAATCCCAGAGCCATATCCTATTTCTTTGAAATTAAAAAAATGAAAGATGCTGGAGTTGCAATTGGAGATCAATTTGTTGTGACTAACCAAGAAGATGGCAAGGGGGATGCCTCATCTGAAAAGTTTGAAATAAAAGAAAAGTATGAAAAGCCTAAAGTGAAGTTTAACGAAAGAAAAAATAACAGTTTAGCTAATTTTGAAATTTCTCTTCCTGACAATTTAGAGCTAAACCAAACAGTTATAAGTAAAAAATTCCCTAAGATAAGAGTGAAAAAGGGAAATGAAAGCAAGGACTTGGAAATCAATAAAGCAAATATGCCTAGTGAGTTAAAGCTAGTAAACCAAGGCTTTATCTATGAAATAGATAAGACAACTCAAAATGGTACAGTCTTTAGCTTTAGCCAAATCGGAGAAAACTTCGATCAGTCTGAAGAAGTTTCAGCAACCTATACAGTAGATACCAAAGAATTACAACAAGTACTTGAAGAAATCAAACTATACCCCCAAGAAAAGCTAACTAATTTTAATGAAGTCATAAAAAATGCTACAAAAATCACAGAAAATGAATCTAGAACTCAAAAGCAAGTAGACGATGCCGTAAATGGACTTAAATCAATTGTTTTATTACAATTAAAAGATCAACTCTCAGACAAAAGAAAAGCAGCTGAAGAAAAAATAAAATCTATGAGCAACCTTGAAAAGTCTAAAGTTGATGATTACAGGAGACAAATTTTAGGCGCCAAGACTGAAGGACAAATCGAAAATATAGTAAAAGAAGCGACTACAGAAAACGAAAAGATTGGCAATGAAAAGAAACTTATAGCTGAATACAAAAACAAGATAGAAGCTCTAGAAAACTTAAAACCTAATCAAAGACAAGACTTTATAAGTAAGGTAGAAAAGGCTAACTCATCTGATCAAGCAAAGTCTATTTACGAAGAAGCACAAAGAGAAGATGAAAAAAATAAGGCTGCAAAACCGGGACAAGATGGCAATGTAAACCCAGACCAAGGTAAGGAACAAGATCCACCTAAAAAGCCGGAACAAGGTCCCGACCAGCAAGAATTAGAAAGAGCCAGAAAAGACGCCATAGAAAAACTTAATGCTCTACAGTATTTACCATTAAAAAAAGCTGACTATAGAAATAGAATTGAAACTGCTCCAAGTAAAGCTGAGGTAGAAAAAATTTACAAGGAAGCAGAAGAAGAAAATAAAGAGCGTGAAAAAGAATACATCGAGAAGGAAAAAGCTAATACTATAACTCGCATAAAAGGCTTTAACCACCTAAGCAAAGAGGAAAAGGCTCAAGCAGAAAGTGAAATTGCAGCTGCTCAAACTCTAGAAGATGTAAACAGAATTGATTCAAAATATAGTAGACTTGAAACTGAAAATCGTGGAAAGTTTGAAGAGGCAAAGACTAATCTTTTAGACTTATTGGGAAAACTTCCTTGTCTTTCAGAAGGCGAAAGAGACGGCTTTAAAAATGAAGTTGCAAATGCTGAAAACAAGGAAAAATTAGATGATATAGAAAAAAGAGCCAGAGAAAAGGATGCTCAAAATGCCAATAAGAAGCTAGGACAAGGACTTCAAGAAGCAAAGGCAAAACTACAGGCGCTTTTAGAAGAAGCCAAGGGTCTTTTAAATGAAAATGTGAAAGCAGAACTAAAAGAAGCCTTGGAAAGGGCAAAGACAAAGGCAGAAGATGCTTTGACAAAAGATGATGTGGCTGAGATAAATAGAGCAGAGGAAGAACTGAGTGAAGCAGTTAAAAATATAAAAGATGCTAAAAATAACACTCATCCTGCACCAATGCCAAACCCAAATCCGAATACACCTGCGCCAGTGCCAAACCCGAATCCCAACACTCCGCCTGCTCCGATACCACCGAGACATAGAGAAATTTATCCAAGATATTACAGACCTTGGATAGCTGATAGGTCTTTTAATTGGGAAAGCAGATTGCCGGAGCGTACAAGTGAAAGAGATAAAAAAGAAGAAGTTAAAAAAGATATAGATAAAAAATACAAGGATATAAAAGGTCATTGGGCTAGCGAGGCCATCTATTACTCTTTACAAGATGGACTTTTTGAAAACATTGTTATGAGAGATGAGTTTGAACCAGAAAAAGAAATGACCAGAGCTGAGTTCATAGCAATTTTGGGAAGATTTGAAAATGTTAAAAGCTTTACAGCAAATCTATCCTTCCAAGATGTAGACATGACTTCTTACTATGGAAAATATGTAAACTGGGCAAAAAATATGAGCCTCATAAACGGTTTAGATGATATCCATTTTGGACCAAGCAAGAAAATTTCAAGAGAAGAAATGGCGACAATCCTTTATAGATACAAAAAAATGAAAAAGCTTGACTTCAAAGGAGCCGAAAAAACTTTTAAAGATGTAAAAGAAATTTCCTCCTGGGCAAGAGAAGCAGTAAGTGAACTTTCAAAGTCTAATATAATTAATGGAATGGATAAGGGCACTTTCCAAGCCAAAAAATCTCTTTCAAGAGCAGAGATAGCACAAATAATTTATAATATTAACAAAATAAGATAA
- a CDS encoding ABC transporter permease, whose translation MRVRKVSMNIGKLIILIFILICIVSVFWTPHDPNQMNPDIKFSPPSREYIFGTDNFGRDIFSRIMTGSQTAFILAFGAVSLALLFGLIIGGFAGYLGGKTDEVLMRIIDALMAFPGVLFAIMLVAVYGPGVRNTILALGVMGIPYFSRVTRSGFLQIRKMDYVMASKTKGANGFHIAIHHILPNIRNQIIVAVSLSVSNTILSEAGLSYLGLGVKPPYPSWGRMLKEAQTYFNQAPWYFYSTGLVISLMVFGFTLLGDGLRDRRVKETGK comes from the coding sequence GTGAGAGTCAGAAAAGTATCAATGAATATAGGAAAATTAATAATTCTTATATTCATTTTAATATGTATAGTTAGCGTATTTTGGACTCCTCATGATCCCAATCAAATGAATCCAGATATAAAGTTTTCGCCGCCATCCAGGGAATATATATTTGGAACGGATAATTTTGGAAGAGATATCTTTTCAAGAATTATGACAGGCTCACAAACGGCATTTATATTGGCATTTGGAGCAGTCAGCCTAGCCCTTTTGTTTGGACTTATAATCGGTGGTTTTGCTGGATATTTGGGGGGCAAGACCGATGAGGTTTTGATGAGAATAATAGATGCCCTTATGGCATTTCCTGGCGTCTTATTTGCGATAATGCTTGTGGCAGTCTATGGACCTGGTGTGAGAAATACAATACTTGCTCTTGGAGTGATGGGGATTCCATATTTTTCAAGAGTTACCAGATCTGGATTTTTACAAATTAGAAAGATGGACTATGTCATGGCTTCCAAGACCAAGGGGGCAAATGGATTTCACATAGCCATCCACCACATACTTCCAAACATAAGAAATCAAATTATAGTTGCAGTAAGTCTATCTGTTTCAAATACAATTCTTTCAGAGGCAGGTCTTTCCTATCTGGGTTTGGGCGTTAAGCCGCCCTATCCATCTTGGGGAAGGATGCTAAAAGAGGCTCAGACCTATTTTAATCAAGCTCCTTGGTATTTTTATTCGACAGGTCTTGTGATATCTCTTATGGTATTTGGATTTACTCTTTTAGGAGACGGTCTAAGAGACAGGCGTGTAAAGGAAACTGGAAAATGA
- a CDS encoding GNAT family N-acetyltransferase, whose product MNNIIIKEVKGGREFDDFINLPYEIYNKNPYWVAPIKKDYIKAIKGEGNELSFCPHKLFIAYRDDKPVARLIVFIDKELNETHNLKAGYICEFESYNDDEASKLLFLEAEKYLKEEGMNLCKGPVSLPGGDDKRGVIIDNFDDIPTIMNTYNLSYYKDLFTKAGFEKYHDVYAFRSTKDLLLTRMVKIGELLPKIQERYGYRVDTADIKKNIQREMDDVYKIIEEAMPKDWEDFKRVSKREIEQIIVAAKPFLDEDLVAIARTNEGRPIGFALSLPDYNEILHGFKGKLGPKEMFTFMRKKNKLKRIRMFVLFVVPDFHKKGVSAAIYHTVFMNGVKKGYEVLEGSTIWDYNQPMLNDINKVGAEKSITYRVYKKDLL is encoded by the coding sequence ATGAATAACATTATTATTAAAGAAGTAAAAGGCGGCAGAGAGTTTGACGATTTTATAAATTTGCCCTATGAAATATATAATAAAAATCCCTATTGGGTAGCACCAATTAAAAAAGATTATATAAAGGCTATAAAGGGCGAGGGAAATGAGCTTTCATTTTGCCCTCATAAGCTTTTTATAGCTTATCGTGATGATAAGCCAGTGGCAAGGCTCATAGTTTTTATTGATAAAGAACTTAATGAAACCCACAATTTAAAGGCTGGGTATATATGCGAATTTGAATCTTATAATGATGATGAGGCTAGCAAACTCTTGTTTTTAGAAGCTGAAAAATATTTAAAAGAAGAAGGAATGAATCTTTGCAAGGGGCCAGTGTCCTTGCCTGGTGGAGATGACAAGAGAGGAGTCATAATTGACAATTTTGACGACATCCCGACCATCATGAACACTTACAATCTTTCATACTACAAGGACTTGTTTACCAAGGCCGGATTCGAAAAATATCACGACGTCTATGCTTTTAGATCTACCAAGGACTTGCTTTTGACAAGGATGGTTAAGATTGGAGAACTTTTGCCCAAGATTCAAGAAAGATATGGATACAGGGTGGACACTGCGGATATTAAAAAAAATATTCAAAGAGAAATGGATGATGTCTATAAAATTATAGAAGAAGCCATGCCCAAGGATTGGGAAGATTTCAAGAGAGTTTCTAAAAGAGAAATTGAACAGATAATAGTTGCCGCCAAGCCATTCCTTGACGAAGATTTAGTCGCCATTGCAAGAACAAATGAGGGAAGACCTATTGGATTTGCTCTGTCCTTGCCAGACTACAATGAAATCTTGCATGGTTTCAAGGGTAAACTCGGCCCCAAAGAGATGTTTACTTTCATGAGAAAAAAGAACAAGCTAAAAAGAATAAGGATGTTTGTGCTTTTTGTAGTGCCAGATTTTCACAAGAAGGGAGTTTCAGCAGCTATCTATCACACAGTCTTTATGAATGGAGTAAAAAAGGGCTACGAAGTGCTTGAAGGTTCAACAATTTGGGATTACAATCAACCCATGCTAAATGACATAAATAAAGTAGGAGCAGAAAAATCCATAACATATAGGGTTTATAAAAAAGATTTGCTATAA
- a CDS encoding ATP-binding cassette domain-containing protein: protein MTEILKFENISKTFEIRNKGLLGKKRYKKALDQVSFSINEGEIFGLVGESGSGKSTLGKIAMGLFKPSSGKVFYKGKDIWTLAGEDYKNYKNEVQMVFQDPYSSLNPQKTVGWSIMEILNIQKIGKPNERIEKAKNILREVELEESLLDQYPSELSGGQRQRISIASALIVNPKLVIIDEGVSALDVSIQAQVLNLLNELQKKYNFTSIFISHDLNVIEYLCGRIAVLENGVLQEVFDADEVMSDDRKDYTKKLFNSVKEKLR from the coding sequence ATGACTGAAATATTAAAGTTTGAAAATATATCAAAGACATTTGAAATTCGCAACAAGGGACTTTTAGGTAAGAAGAGATACAAAAAAGCACTAGACCAAGTGAGTTTTAGCATAAATGAAGGCGAAATTTTCGGCCTAGTCGGCGAATCGGGGTCTGGTAAATCTACTCTTGGTAAAATTGCAATGGGACTTTTCAAGCCCAGCTCAGGCAAAGTTTTTTATAAGGGAAAGGATATATGGACTCTAGCGGGTGAAGATTATAAAAACTATAAAAATGAAGTGCAAATGGTCTTTCAAGATCCCTATTCATCCTTGAACCCACAAAAGACAGTTGGCTGGTCAATAATGGAAATTTTGAACATACAAAAGATAGGTAAACCTAACGAAAGAATTGAAAAGGCGAAAAATATTTTAAGAGAAGTGGAATTAGAAGAAAGTCTACTAGACCAATATCCGTCTGAGCTTTCGGGAGGGCAAAGGCAGAGGATATCAATTGCATCAGCTCTTATAGTAAATCCGAAACTTGTCATAATAGATGAGGGAGTGTCAGCTCTTGATGTGTCTATACAGGCCCAAGTTTTAAATCTACTAAATGAGCTTCAAAAAAAATATAATTTCACATCCATATTCATATCTCACGACTTAAACGTAATCGAATATCTCTGCGGTCGAATAGCGGTTTTAGAAAATGGAGTATTACAAGAAGTTTTTGATGCAGATGAAGTAATGAGTGATGATAGAAAAGATTACACCAAAAAATTATTCAATTCAGTTAAAGAAAAATTGAGATAG
- a CDS encoding ABC transporter ATP-binding protein yields the protein MKKLLEVKNLTVAFDLKGQEKNAVNDISFDIYEKDFIGLVGESGCGKSVCSQTILGIEHPNAIVKSGSVKLMDKQMLGLREREWKKYRGRGISMIFQEPMTALNPLMKVGAQIEEVLKIHFDFPKEKRRTLVYKTMENCGLRDVEDLYNLYPHELSGGMRQRIMISMALIANPRVLIADEPTTALDATIQMQILSLFKDLEEIYSGGILFITHDLLLVSRICKRIIVMYAGRIVEEGPVDNIINNPKHPYTKGLLKAIPSYKKRGTALYNIPGRVPPLAQRSNEGCPFKDRCDHTLSMCEKEFPKRKEFDGVSVYCHLYEGKND from the coding sequence ATGAAAAAATTACTAGAGGTTAAAAATTTGACCGTTGCATTTGACTTAAAAGGGCAGGAGAAAAATGCTGTAAATGATATAAGCTTTGATATCTATGAGAAAGATTTTATAGGTCTTGTGGGAGAATCTGGTTGTGGAAAGAGCGTTTGTTCTCAGACAATTTTAGGAATAGAACATCCCAATGCCATAGTAAAATCTGGCAGTGTAAAGCTTATGGATAAGCAGATGCTCGGACTTAGAGAAAGAGAGTGGAAGAAGTATAGGGGCAGGGGAATATCCATGATATTTCAAGAGCCTATGACGGCCTTAAACCCTCTTATGAAAGTAGGAGCTCAAATAGAAGAAGTCCTAAAGATACATTTTGACTTTCCAAAAGAAAAGAGAAGGACTTTAGTTTATAAGACAATGGAAAACTGTGGACTAAGGGATGTGGAAGATCTCTATAATCTCTACCCTCACGAGTTGTCTGGTGGGATGAGGCAGAGGATTATGATAAGCATGGCACTTATAGCAAATCCCAGAGTCTTAATTGCAGATGAACCCACAACAGCCTTAGATGCTACCATTCAGATGCAGATTCTATCTCTTTTCAAAGACTTAGAAGAAATTTATTCTGGAGGTATTTTATTCATAACCCACGATTTACTCTTGGTATCTAGAATTTGCAAGAGGATTATAGTGATGTATGCTGGAAGAATAGTCGAAGAAGGCCCAGTGGACAATATAATAAATAATCCCAAGCACCCCTATACCAAGGGACTTTTGAAGGCAATTCCATCTTATAAAAAAAGGGGAACAGCCCTTTATAATATACCTGGAAGAGTGCCGCCTTTGGCACAAAGATCAAATGAAGGTTGTCCTTTCAAAGACAGATGTGACCACACTCTTAGCATGTGTGAAAAAGAATTCCCCAAACGCAAAGAGTTTGACGGGGTGAGTGTTTATTGCCATCTTTATGAGGGAAAAAATGACTGA
- a CDS encoding zinc-ribbon domain-containing protein has product MYCSNCGKQVPDKANFCPSCGHKLHDVKVIIENIENKTDSKESLDKTRVFNARLLDGLNQDHDIKEITNTLDEKISKEILKHTRRESQDGFVGPDNLEKDLPELKTKSKENKTPIEPDTKGIKEHNRENFNLIDSRELFKKSDIPNPSKLSKSDDSDVENLSSTFSETDVQTADKAEFEDVKLENKKDDKAFEDNIIKTKSDEQKTPSQNESKKTRRSLKNIWDSFISERNDEFSIFSQYTIPGKSKEVSKTASKEKKEVVSNEISNTSNIEQTMPVPLITDEMLKKEDASKNDKNSFELKSVSSKDIEKNQKSSEKNTQAKSQTKEKTSNKKKNFDIWDQNSEDLDEDLDYDNSNLAFFKEVNKKLEESQKRSQKKSQKIVSKLRSLEELDNTGVIKFISQKNIQIISLTLILIFTILPIALASSFNFKSLIILSLLRIGVSLVEYFISIKSALSKLNLHVRQREIRGAGLLTWSLGALIIMLSYLINRKADLVPTILSALTPGIVGTIILCLLAIASAFFIFAKDLKRDEQILFLGWYSISFVIIEVLSKVLFLAINFIISAL; this is encoded by the coding sequence TTGTATTGTTCAAACTGTGGCAAACAAGTGCCAGACAAGGCGAATTTTTGTCCTAGCTGTGGTCATAAGTTGCATGATGTCAAAGTAATAATTGAAAATATAGAAAACAAAACTGATTCAAAAGAAAGCCTCGACAAAACAAGGGTCTTCAATGCTAGGCTTCTAGATGGCTTGAATCAAGACCATGATATAAAAGAAATTACAAATACTCTAGATGAAAAAATTTCAAAGGAAATTCTAAAACACACGAGAAGAGAAAGTCAAGACGGTTTTGTAGGTCCTGATAACTTGGAAAAAGATTTGCCCGAATTAAAGACCAAAAGTAAAGAAAATAAAACTCCGATTGAGCCTGATACAAAAGGAATTAAAGAGCACAATCGTGAAAATTTCAACTTGATAGACTCAAGAGAACTATTTAAAAAATCCGATATTCCAAATCCCAGTAAACTTTCAAAAAGTGACGATTCTGATGTGGAAAATTTAAGTAGCACTTTTTCAGAAACCGATGTTCAAACTGCAGATAAGGCTGAGTTTGAAGATGTAAAATTAGAAAATAAAAAAGATGACAAAGCTTTTGAAGATAATATTATAAAAACAAAATCTGATGAACAAAAAACTCCTTCGCAAAATGAAAGCAAAAAAACAAGACGATCTTTGAAAAATATTTGGGATTCTTTTATAAGCGAAAGAAATGATGAGTTCTCTATATTTTCCCAATACACAATTCCTGGAAAATCAAAGGAAGTTTCTAAGACTGCATCAAAAGAAAAGAAGGAAGTAGTTTCAAATGAAATTTCAAACACTTCTAACATAGAGCAGACCATGCCCGTTCCTCTCATAACAGATGAGATGTTAAAAAAGGAAGATGCTTCTAAAAATGATAAAAATTCTTTTGAATTAAAGTCTGTTTCTTCAAAGGATATAGAAAAAAATCAAAAAAGTTCAGAAAAAAATACCCAAGCTAAATCTCAAACAAAAGAAAAAACTTCAAATAAAAAGAAAAATTTTGACATTTGGGACCAAAATTCCGAAGACTTGGATGAAGATTTAGATTATGACAACTCTAATTTGGCATTTTTCAAGGAAGTAAATAAAAAACTAGAAGAATCTCAAAAAAGATCTCAAAAAAAATCTCAAAAAATCGTCTCAAAATTGAGAAGTTTAGAAGAGCTGGATAATACTGGTGTGATAAAATTCATAAGTCAAAAAAATATTCAAATTATAAGTTTGACTCTGATACTAATCTTTACTATACTTCCCATAGCCTTGGCTTCTTCTTTTAATTTTAAGTCACTTATAATTTTGAGTTTGCTTAGAATCGGTGTGAGCCTTGTTGAATATTTTATATCAATAAAATCCGCCCTCTCTAAACTAAATCTGCACGTAAGGCAAAGAGAAATAAGGGGCGCTGGTCTTTTGACTTGGTCTCTCGGAGCTTTAATAATCATGCTTTCTTACTTAATAAATCGCAAAGCAGACCTAGTGCCAACTATTTTATCAGCCCTTACTCCGGGTATAGTAGGCACCATCATACTCTGTCTTTTGGCAATTGCGAGTGCTTTTTTCATCTTCGCAAAAGACCTAAAAAGGGACGAGCAAATTTTATTTCTGGGTTGGTACTCCATAAGCTTTGTAATTATTGAAGTTTTGAGCAAGGTTCTCTTCTTGGCTATTAACTTTATAATTTCGGCCCTTTGA
- the dnaX gene encoding DNA polymerase III subunit gamma/tau, whose product MYTALYRKYRSKTFDEIMGQDSIVKILKNQVKNGNISHAYLFSGTRGTGKTSCAKILARAINCLNENEGNPCNTCKSCEGILDGSLMDVVEMDAASNNGVDDIRELKEKVVYPPTSLKYKVYIIDEVHMLSKGAFNALLKILEEPPKHLVFILATTEPERIPTTILSRCQRFNFRRISRDTIIENLKKISQEEGKKCDEKIFKLIASKSDGAMRDALSLLDQVLAFGDDVSFEMALDILGMASEEELLKLAGAILQSDMTSAFNLLKQILYSGKDVITVFKDLIQVLRDILVYKSEGSEENLIYSYKKEDLDSFSSFGKEDILRAMTVLSEKSQDAKFSFDPRVVLELAIIEIISFEDVKKSLAKTETKTRGKEEKDEIFNKNQSDILDPETLEEQEPSQNELKEESEKEVESKKEEKISTTFEFDFKDFVEELDDTILKSLMGHIKSSDFSNNMINFYVENEFNLDMLKSSEKSLAQSLEVYMKRPIEFRISVRTPAKEEARAKLEELFGKEKLDIQ is encoded by the coding sequence ATGTATACAGCTCTTTATAGAAAATATAGATCCAAGACTTTTGATGAAATCATGGGTCAGGATTCGATAGTCAAAATTTTAAAAAATCAGGTTAAAAATGGAAATATATCCCACGCATATCTCTTTTCCGGCACGAGGGGTACGGGGAAAACTTCTTGCGCCAAAATTCTCGCTCGGGCGATAAATTGCTTGAATGAAAATGAGGGAAATCCGTGTAACACTTGCAAATCATGTGAGGGTATTTTAGACGGATCTCTTATGGATGTAGTGGAGATGGATGCCGCTTCTAATAATGGGGTGGATGATATAAGAGAATTAAAGGAAAAGGTAGTTTATCCGCCCACATCTTTAAAATATAAGGTTTATATAATCGATGAAGTGCATATGCTTTCCAAGGGAGCCTTCAATGCACTTTTGAAAATATTAGAAGAGCCACCCAAACACCTCGTATTTATACTTGCGACGACAGAACCGGAGAGAATCCCAACGACTATTCTTTCCAGATGTCAGAGATTTAATTTTAGAAGAATTTCTAGAGACACCATAATTGAAAATCTAAAAAAGATTAGTCAAGAAGAGGGCAAAAAGTGCGATGAAAAAATCTTCAAGCTAATCGCATCAAAGTCTGATGGGGCTATGAGGGATGCCCTATCTCTTTTGGATCAGGTTTTAGCTTTTGGAGATGATGTGAGTTTTGAAATGGCTCTGGATATATTGGGCATGGCATCGGAAGAGGAGCTTTTAAAACTTGCTGGGGCGATTTTACAGTCAGATATGACCTCGGCTTTTAATCTCTTAAAGCAAATTCTTTACAGTGGTAAGGATGTCATTACTGTGTTTAAAGATTTGATTCAAGTTTTAAGAGATATTTTAGTCTACAAGTCAGAAGGTTCAGAGGAAAATCTCATATATTCCTACAAAAAAGAGGACTTGGATAGCTTTTCTTCCTTTGGCAAGGAGGATATCCTAAGGGCGATGACAGTCTTATCTGAAAAATCTCAAGATGCTAAATTTTCTTTTGATCCAAGGGTAGTTTTGGAACTTGCAATTATTGAAATAATTTCTTTTGAAGACGTCAAAAAAAGCTTAGCTAAGACCGAGACAAAAACCAGAGGAAAAGAAGAAAAAGATGAGATTTTTAATAAAAATCAGTCTGACATTTTAGATCCTGAAACTCTAGAAGAGCAAGAACCAAGTCAAAATGAGCTAAAAGAAGAATCTGAAAAAGAAGTAGAAAGCAAAAAAGAGGAAAAGATCTCTACAACTTTCGAATTTGATTTTAAAGACTTTGTGGAAGAGCTTGATGATACAATTTTAAAATCTCTTATGGGCCATATTAAGTCGAGCGATTTTAGTAATAATATGATAAACTTTTACGTGGAAAATGAGTTCAATTTGGATATGTTAAAATCAAGCGAAAAGAGCCTTGCGCAAAGTTTAGAGGTCTACATGAAAAGACCGATTGAGTTTAGAATAAGTGTGAGAACACCAGCAAAAGAAGAAGCTAGGGCAAAGCTCGAAGAGCTATTTGGCAAAGAAAAATTAGACATACAATAG